AATGCCTATCCTATTTTCATAAGAAGAATAAAACTAACCAGCCATCTGTCCTGGTTTATTCTGGCAATTGCATTGGGAAAAACTCTGGGAGCGTTGCTGTTCTTCTGGAAAAGATGGTAAGAAAGCGAGGAGATACTATGAACAAGCAGGATCAGAAAGCATATGAGCAGTATGTCAAACAGAAAACTCCGGTTCATAACTTATGGGCAAATATGGCAAAGGCCTTTGTGACAGGCGGCAGCATTTGCCTGCTGGGAGAAATCATCCAGACCATCGGGAAAGAGGAGTATGGACTGTCAAAAGATATGGCAGGAAACTGGACCTCCCTGCTGCTGGTGCTGATCAGCGTGCTTCTAACCGGTACAGGAATCTATCCGAAGATTGCCAAATGGGGCGGTGCAGGTGCGTTGGTTCCGATCACCGGTTTTGCAAATTCCGTCTCGGCACCGGCTATCGAATACAAGAAAGAAGGGCAGGTCATGGGAATCGGCTGCAAGATCTTTACGATTGCGGGACCGGTGATCCTGTATGGGATTTTTACCAGTTGGGTTCTGGGGCTGATTTACTGGCTCTGGAAGCTGGTGGTATAATTTGTTGTCTGTTAAAGTGATATTCCATGCAACTAGGTTTTTCAGAATACACTCCGAAGTCCTGGAACTCGGAATGAGAACTGCATTTGGATATTTGTGAAGCATCCATGCCAGAGTAATCTGTGCACTGGTTGCTTTTTTTTACATGTGTTCCAATTAGTTTAATCAATGGAAGGTTTGCTTTCCGATAGATTGGAGAGCCTGTTCATGTGAAGAAACTCATTTGAGACTCATTTGAGAAAAATACAGGTTGACATATACCCTTATGGGGTATATAATCTACCTGAAAATAAAGGAACAAGGGAAAGAGAAGAAGCTTAGAAAGAGAAAGCAAGGGGAAGATAGAATGGAACAGTATATAGTAACCGGAATGAGCTGCGCAGCATGTAGCAGCCGTGTGGAAAAAGCAGTGTCAAAAGTGCCGGGAGTTACCAGTTGCTCGGTCAGCCTTCTGACCAACTCCATGGGAGTCGAGGGAACGGCCAGTGCACAGGATATCATTCATGCGGTGGAAGAGGCCGGATACGGAGCTTCCGTGAAAAATGGATCCGGGACAGCGGCACAGAGTCACTCCGCGGAGGAAGATGCCCTAGAAGATAAAGCAACTCCCGTTTTAAAACGGCGTCTGATAGCATCTCTGGGATTTCTGATCGTCCTGATGTATTTTTCCATGGGACATATGATGTGGGGCTGGCCTTTGCCGAAGTGGTTTGATGGAAACCATGTAGCGATGGGACTGGTTCAGCTCTTACTTTCCGCAATTATCATGGTGATCAATCAGAAGTTCTTTATCAGCGGATTCAAAAGTCTCTGGCACCGAGCACCGAATATGGATACGCTTGTGGCATTGGGCTCGGCGGCATCGTTTGTTTACAGTACCTATGCCTTGTTTGCCATGACCGGAGCACAAGTCAGAGGGGACATGGATGCGGTCATGAATTATATGATGGATTTCTACTTTGAATCGGCAGCCATGATTCTTGCGCTGATCACAGTCGGAAAGATGCTGGAGGCGAAATCCAAAGGCAAGACCACAGACGCATTAAAAAGTCTGATGAAACTGTCCCCGAAGACGGCAGTGATCTTGAAAGACGGAGAGGAACAGGAAATCCCGATAGAGCAGGTAAAGGTCGGAGATCAGTTTGTGGTTCGTCCGGGAGAAAAGATTCCGGTGGATGGCGTAATTATAAGTGGAAATACAGCAGTCAATGCATCAGCCCTGACCGGAGAGAGTATTCCGGTAGATAAGACCGAGGGAGACGCGGTATCGGCGGCAACGGTAAACCAGACAGGATTTATCCGTTGCGAGGCAACAAGAGTCGGCGAAGATACGACCCTTTCCCAGATTATCCAGATGGTCAGCGATGCGGCAGCGACCAAGGCTCCGATCGCCAAGGTGGCAGACCGGGTGTCGGGAGTCTTTGTGCCAGTTGTTATTACAATCGCAGTTGTGACAACGTTGATTTGGATGTTGTGTGGACAGACCTTCGGATTTGCCCTTGCCCGTGGAATTTCCGTGTTAGTAATCAGTTGCCCGTGTGCACTGGGATTGGCGACACCGGTTGCGATTATGGTAGGCAACGGAATGGGTGCCAAGAATGGCATTTTGTTTAAAAATGCGGTATCCTTAGAAGAGGCAGGAAAAGTACAGGTTGTTGCGCTGGATAAGACAGGAACGATCACAAGCGGAGAGCCGGAAGTGACGGATCTGATTCCGGCAGCAAAGGTATCCGAACGAGAACTTCTGGAAATGGCATATCAGTTGGAAAAACAGAGTGAACATCCGCTGGCAAAAGCCATCAACCGAAAAGCAGAGGAGGAGCAGATACAGAGTGAAGAGCTAGAAGAGTTCCATGCACTTCCTGGAAATGGTTTGGAAGGAGTTCAAAAGGGACAGGCCCTTTTGGGTGGAAACATTGCGTTTATGAAGACAAAGGCAGTACTTTCTGAGGAACTGGAAAAGGCAGCAGCTACTCTGGCAGAAGCAGGAAAGACCCCGCTTGCATTTGCAAAAGACGGGGTTCTTCAGGGGATCATCGGCGTGGCGGATGTGATCAAAAAAGACAGCCCACAAGCCATCAGTGAACTGAAAAACATGGGAATCCATGTGGTGATGCTGACCGGAGACAATGAGCGAACCGCAAGAGCAATCGGTGCACAGGCTGGTGTGGATGAGGTCATCGCCGGAGTCCTCCCGGATGGAAAAGAACAGGTGATCCGAAACTTGAAGCGTCAGGGGAAGGTTGCCATGGTGGGAGATGGAATCAATGATGCACCGGCACTGACAAGGGCAGATCTTGGAATTGCCATTGGAGCAGGAACGGATATTGCAATGGATGCGGCAGATGTAGTACTGATGAAGAGCAGGTTGAGTGACGTGCCGGCAGCAATTCGGCTGAGTCGTGCTACCCTTCGCAATATTCATGAAAATCTGTTCTGGGCCTTTATTTACAATATTATCGGAATTCCGCTGGCGGCAGGGGTATGGATCCCGCTATTTGGTTGGAAATTAAATCCGATGTTCGGAGCAGCGGCTATGAGTCTTTCCAGTTTCTGTGTGGTAAGCAATGCCCTGAGACTGAACCTGTTTGATATCCGAAACACAAAGAAAGACCGGAAGTGTGTTGCAAAAGGGTCAGGCCCCGATGGAGATATGACGGCAAAAGGGTCAGGCCCCGTTGACGGAGCAACTGCCGCTTCTATGGAAAAGACAATCCAGGTCAAAGGCATGATGTGCGGACACTGTGAAGCCCATGTAAAAAAGGCACTGGAGGAATTGCCGGAAGTAGACGAGGCAACCGCAGACTTTCAGAGCGGTGTGGCAACCGTTGTACTCAATGCGGAAGTAGAGGATAAAAAATTGAAACAGGCAATCGAAAAAGCCGGATACAAAGTGATCCGTGTGAAATAAAATGTAACCAGAAAATGAAAAATTAAAAGTGAATACAGGCAAACTGTAAAGAGGTAAAGGAGGAACCAGGATGTATAAGATTACAGCAGAAGTGGAAGGAATGGCTTGTGGAATGTGTGAGGCACATGTAAATGATGCGATTCGAGCAGCATTTGATGTGAAAAAGGTGTCATCTTCTCACAGCAAGGGCGTGACAGAGATTATTGCAGAGGAAGCGCTGGATGAAGAAAAAGTAAAAGAGGTCATTAAAGAAAGCGGATACACTCCGGGAAATGTGACCACAGAACCGTATGAAAAGAAAGGATTTTCTTTGTTCGGAAGATAGGAAGAAAGCCAAACCAGGAATTGGCCTGAAAATGGTGTTGGAACGGCGGCGAAGGCCGTTGTTTCGTTGACTTTTCTGTCGCATTTTGTTAGAATGGCATCAGAGTGTTATCAGTAAAAGGAAATGGTGGAATTCAGTGACTGAAAAGCAATTACACAAAGTCAAAAAACAAAGGATGATTTTTCTGATGGCAGCAGTAGTGATTATTGCTGCCCTTCTTTTTGTGTTTATAAACGGGATGAGAAAGCGGCATAAAGAAGCCGAAGAAGTAAAAAAAGGAGTGGCTTATTTAAAGGAACTGGAAGGCCAGGATCTGAAAGAGATCCAGACAAATATCAAGACGGTGAGATCTTCTATGGGCTTGGAACTGGCGGATTCGGATGAGGATGCAGTCTGGTCAGAATTTTCCAATTCGGTGATTCTGGGAGATTCCAGAGCGGTTGGATTCTATTTCCATGAATTTCTGCCTGAAGAACAGGTAATGGCAGAAGGCGGTGGAATTATTACAGATGCCACGAAATATCTGGATCAGTTAAAGACCTTGAATCCGGATATGATTTTCCTGTGCTACGGTCTGAATGATGTGGGACTGGGACAGTGGCCGGATGCGGATGATTATGCCAAGGATTATGCCAAGGTCGTAAAGAAACTTCAGAAGGCATTGCCGGATGCCACGATCTATATCAATTCCATTCTCCCGGCAGTGGGTGTGGGACTGGATGCGGATCCGGATTATCCGAGAATTGATGAGTACAATGACGCACTTCAGAAGATGTGCGAAGAAGAGGGCTGGCCTTATATTGACAATACCCAACTGGCGAAGGAACATGAAAATCTGTATCAGGAAGACGGACTTCATGTGGAAACCGAATTCTATAAGTATTGGGCAGCCAATATGCTGACAGAGGTAGAAGAGTGATGAAGAATTATTATACCTATATCAAGATCACACTGGTGGTATTGTTACTTGGATTTATTGTGTTCGATATGCGGAGAGATCCCATCAGCAACGCGCAGATCGATACGGTGGAAAAAGCAGTGGTGAGTGTGTCGGACTTCAAGGATGCCTCTCCTTCAGAGAACCGTATGGTTAAGCGGTTTTACGGATTAAATCCAAAGGATTATGAAGGGGCAATTCTCTATGCGCCTTCTGACAATATGGATGCAAAGGAATTGTTTCTGATCAAACTGACAGACGTGTCTCAGAGCGATGCGGTACAGGATGCGATTGAAGAACGGCTGGATACCCAGAAGAAGAGTTTTGAAGGCTATGGTGCAGAACAGACAAAGCTTTTGAAGGATCATGTACTGGAAGTGAAAGGAAACTATATTCTTTATTATGTTGGCGGAAATACATCGAAAGTCCGTCAGGCATTCTTAGACAGTTTATAGAAAGGGCGGAAAGAATGTTATGATCTTCAGCAGTATCTTTTTTATCTTCATATTTTTGCCGCTCACATTGCTGGTCTATTATCTGACACCTTTTAAGGCGAAGAACCTGGTATTGTTGCTGGTGAGTCTGATCTTCTATGCCTGGGGAGAGCCGGTCTATGTTCTTCTGATGTTGTTCAGCATCGGAATCAACTATGTCAGTGGACGTGAGATTGAGGCATTTCGCTCAGAAAATACAGAACAATCCGAGCAGAAAGCAAAGATTGCCATGATCGTGACGGTTGTGATCAACCTTTGTATTCTGGGATTTTATAAATACTTCGGATTCGTCATGGACAACTTAAATGCGGTGCTTCCGTTTGAAATTTCTTACCACGCACTGTCCCTTCCGATCGGTATTTCCTTCTATACATTCCAGACCATGTCTTATGTGATCGATGTGTATCGGAAAAAGGTAGAAGCGCAGCATAATCTCATAACCTTCGGAGCGTATGTATCCATGTTTCCGCAGCTGATCGCAGGACCGATCGTCCGTTATTCGGATGTGGAAAGACAGTTGCAGCACCGGAGAATTTCCAGAGAAAAATTCGGAGACGGAGCCATGTGGTTCTTGCAGGGTCTCGGGAAAAAGGTGATCCTTGCGAACAATATCGGAATGGTCTATGACTCCATTCTTGCGTTGGGTGCGTCCGAAACTTCCATGCTGACGGCATGGATTGGAGCCTTTGCCTATACCATGCAGATTTATTATGATTTTGGCGGTTATTCCGATATGGCAATCGGCCTCGGTAAAATGCTGGGATTCGATTTTATCAAGAACTTTGATTATCCGTATATTTCCACCAGTATCACGGAATTCTGGAGAAGATGGCATATTTCCCTGAGCAGCTGGTTTAAAGAATATGTCTATATTCCGCTGGGAGGAAACAGGTGCAGTACGGCGAAAGCAATCCGCAATCTAATGATCGTCTGGTGTTTGACCGGATTGTGGCATGGAGCAGCCTGGAACTTTATTTTCTGGGGCTTATATTATGGAATACTTCTCTGTCTGGAGAAATATATATTAAAAGGGGTATTGGAACGGATGCCTCAGGCCGTCAAACATCTGTATACGATGGCGTTGGTTATGATCGGATGGATGTTGTTTGCCGCACCGGGAATGGGACGGGCTGCCTCTTACATCGGAACCATGTTCTGTGTGGGTGGACATGGTCTGGCAGACTGGACCGGATTTTATTATCTGAAATCAACGCTGATTCTTGGAATCGCTGCGCTCCTTTGCAGCACGCCACTGATCTATCAGCGGTTTGAACATGCAATGTGCAGCAGAAGCAAGATGCGACAGATGTTATGTATTGTGGCATATGCGGTGGTCTTTCTGATTTGTACGGCCTATCTTGTAAACGCCACATACAACCCGTTCCTGTATTTCAGATTCTAGTCTTACAGTCTGAGAAACGGAGTTTCCGGACGCAGTGCCTGAGAAACTGAACAAAGGTGCAGAATTAGAACAGAGACTTCCGGGTTCAGAATCTGAGCGAGTGGAGCACTCGGAAAAATGCAGGAGATATGCAGGCGTATACAACTGTGATGCCTGGGAAATGATCCGTGTGAAAAAACGGGTATCGGAGGATAGAAATGGACAGCGAAAAGCAGGAACGATATGAAAAATATAAAAAAAGACGGCGAAGGGCAACCGGACTTGCGGTAGCGTTGCTGTTGGTAGTGCCGATGGTGGTACTTCCCATTGCAAGTCTGATCAAACCGGATGTGAAGTTTTCCGCAGAGGAAAACAGAATCCTGACCCAGAGACCGAAGCTGAATCCGGAAACTTTGAAATCCAAAAGTTTTATGGAGGATATGGAGTCCTATACCTCGGATCAGTTTATTTTCAGGGATTGGTGGGTCAGCCTGAAAGTACGCTCGGATATGCTTCTCGGAAAACGGGAATTTAACGGAGTGTATCTGGGAAAGGAAAAGTACCTGATGCAGGCGATGTCAGAGCCGAATGAAAAGGCAGTCAAAGAAAATCTGGCGGCAATCAGTAATCTGGCAGATAAAAATTCCAGTCTGAATGTCAATGTCATGATTATTCCGAATGCGGCGTATGTGCTGAAGGACAAGCTGCCGAAAGGTGCGCCTGTCCGGGATCAGAGTGAGGATATGAAACAGATCCGGGAGGAACTTTCCGGAACGGTCAACTGTATTGATGTGACCAGAACCCTGAAAAAGCATCAGGATGAGCAGATTTATTATAAGACCGATCATCACTGGACCAGTAAGGGCGCCTGCCTTGCATTTGAAGATGCGGCAGAATCTCTGGGAATTACAGACCCTGTCACGAATTATGATATTTATACGGTGACCACGGATTTCTCCGGAACGTTGGCATCCAGGAGCGGATATCACAGTGGGAAAGATTCCATCCAGGTTTATGCACCGAAGGACGGAAAGACAGAGTATCTGGTGACGGATTCGGATAATAAAGAGCAGCGTGCCACCGTTTATGACAGGGATGCGCTGAAAGAAAAGGACAAGTATCAGGTATTCTTTGGCGGAAACCATGCGTTGGTTGATATTACAACTGCCAACGATACGAAAAACCGGCTTCTGGTATTTAAGGATTCTTATGCCAATTGTTTTGTCCCGTTTTTGATTCCTTATTATAATGAAATCGTGATGGTGGATCCGAGATATTATTATGACAATGTGGATCAGTTGATTTCCAGTAAAGGAATTACAGATGTGTTATTTTTATATAATATGGATACATTCCTGACAGACAATTCGATTTCAGATGTTCTGGCATCCGACAGTTCTGACAGTTCAGAAGAATAAAACTCTTTGTTCTGAGTATACTAACAGTATTGCTTGGGACAAGGAGTTTTTTTATGGAAAGAAAACAAGGAGAACAAAGTATTCAATTTGATCAGGCACCATTTATCGTAAGCCATGCCTCGGTGGTAGGAAAAAAAGAAGGAGAGGGCCCTCTGGGAAATGCCTTTGATCTGGTGAATCCCGATGACCTGTTTGGAAAATCTACCTGGGAGGAAGCTGAAAGTGCAATGCAGAAGGAAGCATGTCTTCTGGCACTGCAAAAAGGGAAGACGGAACCGGAAGAGGTACGGTTTTTGTTTGGTGGAGATTTGCTGCGGCAAGGGATTGCGACTTCTATGGGGGTGGAACCTTTCCGGATTCCGCTGTTTGGACTTTACGGAGCGTGCTCGACTTCGGGAGAGGCACTGGCATTGGGGGCCATGACGGTAGCGGGCGGTTATGCGGATTATACACTTGCGGTTACTTCCAGTCATTTTGGGAGTGCGGAGAAAGAATTCCGGTTTCCGTTGGGGTATGCGAACCAGCGGCCTTTAAGTGCACAGTGGACGGTGACAGGAAGCGGAGCGTTCCTGCTGGGGCGCGGTGGAAGCTCTGAAGGTGGTAGTGGAATTGAAAGTGTTTTGGAAAGTGGAAAAGAAAAAAGCCATGTGAGGATCCGGGGAGTGACCATCGGAAAGATTGTGGACTACGGACTGAAGGATTCCCAGAATATGGGAGCCTGTATGGCGCCGGCTGCGGCAGATACGATCCACAGAGCACTGACTGATTTTCAAATGACACCGGACTCTTTTGATAAGATTATCACCGGTGATCTGGGATATATTGGCAGTGAGATTCTGCTGGATATTCTGGAAAAAAATGAAATCGTCCTGCAAAAGAAACATTTAGACTGTGGGAAACTGATTTTTGATCAGGAAACACAGGATACGCATGCAGGAGGCAGTGGTTGTGGTTGTGCCGCCACCACGTTATCTGCGTATATTTTGCCGAGGTTGTGGAAGGGAGAATGGAAGAGAGTGCTGTTTGTTCCGACGGGAGCGTTGATGTCAACGGTCAGCTTCAACGAAGGGAAGAGTGTGCCGGGAATCGCACATGCCATTTTGTTGGAGCACTGTTGAGAAAAATGCGATTTCTGAAATGTGGATGATGGACGGGCAGACTGTCCGTTGACAGAAAAATCGCGTATGCTCCGATGTGACTGTAGAGTTAATTATTAACAGTGGAAGGGAAATCGTGAGCTGAAAAAAATATAAGAGAATATAAGGTGGAAAAGAGGAGAATCGGGATGAATTATGTGCATGCATTCTGGGTGGGCGGTCTGATCTGTGCACTCAGCCAGATCCTGTTGGATCGCACCAAACTGATGCCGGGGAGGATTATGGTACTGTTGGTATGCAGTGGAGCTATTCTTGGTTTTTGTAATCTGTATGAACCGTTGAAAGAATTTGCTCATGCGGGCGCTAGTGTTCCGTTGCTGGGCTTTGGAAATACGCTGTGGCAGGGCGTGAAAGAGGCTGTGGAGAAAGAAGGGTTTATCGGAATCTTTATGGGCGGGTTTAAAGCCAGTGCTGTGGGAATTTCGGCGGCATTGATTTTCGGGTATCTGGCTTCATTTCTGTTCGAACCGAGGATGAAAAAATAGAATGTTAAATCTATGTAAAATAAAAGTTGAATGATCGTAAACTTTATTGTATTTTCAGGATAATAATGTTATCGTAAGACCGTTAATGAGAAGGTTTGATGAGAAAATGATGAAGAATATCAGGAGGATTGTATGAATTACGTTAACATTATTCTTCCGTTCGTCGGGGGACTGGGAATGTTTATATACGGCATGCAGATCATGGCACAGGGACTTGAAAATGCAGCCGGAAATCGAATGAAATCTCTGTTGGAGGTTTTGACAAAGAACAAGTTTTTTGGGGTGCTTCTGGGAGCTCTTATCACAGCGGTGATTCAGAGCTCTTCAGCAACGACCGTTATGGTAGTGGGATTTGTAAATGCGGGAATTATGAATCTGAATCAGGCCATGGGCGTGATTATGGGTGCGAATATCGGAACGACCGTGACCGGATGGTTGGTTTCCAGTGTGGAGTGGGCAAAATTCTTAAGTCCTGCCAATCTGGCACCGCTTGCCATCATCATCGGTGTGGTGATCATGTTGACAGGAACCAGACGATCAACAAAAGACATTTCCAGTATCATCATTGGATTTGGTCTGTTGTTCGTGGGAATTACGACCATGTCATCTGCAGTATCTCCGTTACAGCAGTCAGAAGGATTCCGAAATATGTTTGTGGTTTTGGGCGGCAATCCGTTTTTGGGAATCGTAGCCGGAGCACTGGTTACGGCAATTATTCAGAGTTCTTCTGCTTCCGTGGGAATTCTGCAGAGTCTGGCGGCGGCAGGTTTGGTTCCGTTTAATGCAGCGATTTATATCATCATGGGTCAGAACATCGGTACCTGTGTGACTGCGATGCTGTCCAGTGTAGGTGCAAAGAGAAATGCAAAGACAGCTGCGATCATGCATCTGTTGTTTAATATCATTGGAACGATTATTTTTTCCGTCTTGGCGATCGTATTCTTCCAGGTGATACGTCCGGATATGGGATCAGGAATCATCAGCCAGACCCAGATTAGTGCCGTGCATACTGCATTTAATATCTGTACCACGGTTCTGCTCTTCCCGGTTTCTGACCTGATCATCAAACTGGCAAAGAAGATCGGACGAGTTGAAGAGGAAGAACAGAACGACGACAGCAAAGTGCTTTTGGACGAGCGTATGCTGGAAACTCCGGGCCTGGCGTTGCAGACGACTTTGAGTGAGGTTTCCCGTATGGGACATATCGTAGAGGATACCCTGGAGAAATCCAGAAATGTGATGTTTACCAAAGATTTTCAGGATATTATGGAAATCAAAGAGATGGAAGATAAAGTGGACCGGCTCTGTGGGGGAATCACTGAATATGTCATTAAGATCAGTACTCTGTCCATCAGTGAGAAAGAACACGAAGAAGTAGCGGGACTTTTACAGATATTATCCGATATGGAACGGATCAGCGATTACTGTGAAAATGTATCCGAGTTTGCGGAAACACTGTATGAGAGAAAGGCAGAGTTTTCAGAGATTGGAAAAGCGCAGATGAAAGAAATGATCGACGTCTGTATCAAGAGTTATCATTGTGCCTTACTGGCATTTGAAAGCCAGGATTCGGAAATGGCAATGAAAGTGATTGAAGAAGAGACGAAGGCGGATGATCTGGAAGTGCAGTTGCGTTCGGATCATATGCAGAGAATGGCGAACGGACAGTGTGCGACGGATCCGGGAATCGTGTTCCTGGATGCACTGGTATGTATGGAACGTATTTCAGACCATGCGAGAAACATTGCGGAAGAGCTGTTGACTGAGTCGAAATAAAGACATGGAAAGACTGAAATCCGGCATCGGATTGTGTAAGCAAAAGACAGTAAATAAATGCCGGACTGACAGGCGGAGCGAAGGTAAAAAGAATAGAGCAACGAACAGAATAACGGAGAGTTACACACAGAAATGTGATGTGATTCTCCGTTTTGCGTTGCCAAGCATACGACAAAATGGGCGACTTCTGCATTGCGGAGAAGCATCTTAAGAAAGTCTTCAGAAATTAAGTGAGGAAATATTATGAAATATATTATAAGATAAAGAAAAATGGAGTGGGAGGGATTGTGTGGAATATGCGATTGAAGTAAAAAATCTGTATAAGCTATACCGGGTAGGAGATGAAGTAGTCCGGGCTTTAAACGGCGTGGACTTTCAGATAAAAAAAGGAGAATTCTGTGCCATCGTGGGAACATCCGGCTCCGGAAAATCTACCCTGTTGAATATGCTGGCAGGTCTGGAGAAACCGACAAAGGGTGAAGTGATCATCGCCGGACAGCATATCGAACATATGGAAGAAGATGAACTGGTCAGTTTTCGACGGGAAAATGTAGGATTTATTTTCCAGTCATTCCATCTGATCGGGACAATGAATGCCGTGGAAAATGTGGCACTTCCGCTTAGTTTTCGTGGAGTCCCAAGATCAGAGCGGCTGAAAAAAGCAGATAAGATGCTGGATCTGGTGAAACTGAAAAAGCATAAAAAACATTTTCCGAATCAGATGTCCGGAGGACAGCAGCAGAGAGTAGGCGTGGCGCGGGCACTGGTGGTAGAACCGGAGATTATTTTTGCGGATGAGCCAACCGGAAATCTGGATTCTCATACCTCAGAAGATGTCATGCATCTGATGCAGGATGTGGTACGTAAAGAAAAAAGAACACTGGTAATGGTAACCCACGATAATCATCTTGCGGAATATGCAGATCGTGTCTTTCATATTATCGATGGAAAGATCGTGAAGATTGAAGAGAATCATCATGAGAAGGAAGAAAGTCTACAAGAGAAAGACGAGGGAAGCACAGGAAAGAAGACAGAACGAAATCCAGTGAAAAAAGACGAACGAGTCCAAGCCGATAAGAATAATAAGAAGGAAAAGGAGAGGGCATAAAAGACATGAAAAGGAAGAAGAAAATCATCAGTGCAGTGTTGGGAATCTGCATGTTAAGCGTTTCGCTTGGTGCAGCATTACCGGAAAAAGTATTGGCAAAGGAAACACAGGAAATTGAGATAACGGCAGATGCAAAGGCAGTTTCTCCGGTACGTTTAAGTCTGGGGGACGGTCAGACGGCTCCGAAATATAAAGCAGGGCAGGATGGAATTTCCCTGAAAGTAAAAGTGACGAACAAAGGAAATGCAGCGGTTCAAAACGTTCGTGTGACACCGGTGATCGACAATGCCTCAGACTGGCCGTTTGAGATTGGGGAATGGAACTATGAAAAGGATCTGGGAACCATTGAAGCGGGAAAAGACGGAACCGTTTCTTTTGATCAGTTGAAGGTGCGTCAGGATGTGGAAAGTAAATCTTACGGACTGAAATTCCAGGTAAGCT
This window of the Mediterraneibacter butyricigenes genome carries:
- a CDS encoding stage V sporulation protein AD — encoded protein: MERKQGEQSIQFDQAPFIVSHASVVGKKEGEGPLGNAFDLVNPDDLFGKSTWEEAESAMQKEACLLALQKGKTEPEEVRFLFGGDLLRQGIATSMGVEPFRIPLFGLYGACSTSGEALALGAMTVAGGYADYTLAVTSSHFGSAEKEFRFPLGYANQRPLSAQWTVTGSGAFLLGRGGSSEGGSGIESVLESGKEKSHVRIRGVTIGKIVDYGLKDSQNMGACMAPAAADTIHRALTDFQMTPDSFDKIITGDLGYIGSEILLDILEKNEIVLQKKHLDCGKLIFDQETQDTHAGGSGCGCAATTLSAYILPRLWKGEWKRVLFVPTGALMSTVSFNEGKSVPGIAHAILLEHC
- the spoVAE gene encoding stage V sporulation protein AE; the protein is MNYVHAFWVGGLICALSQILLDRTKLMPGRIMVLLVCSGAILGFCNLYEPLKEFAHAGASVPLLGFGNTLWQGVKEAVEKEGFIGIFMGGFKASAVGISAALIFGYLASFLFEPRMKK
- a CDS encoding Na/Pi cotransporter family protein codes for the protein MNYVNIILPFVGGLGMFIYGMQIMAQGLENAAGNRMKSLLEVLTKNKFFGVLLGALITAVIQSSSATTVMVVGFVNAGIMNLNQAMGVIMGANIGTTVTGWLVSSVEWAKFLSPANLAPLAIIIGVVIMLTGTRRSTKDISSIIIGFGLLFVGITTMSSAVSPLQQSEGFRNMFVVLGGNPFLGIVAGALVTAIIQSSSASVGILQSLAAAGLVPFNAAIYIIMGQNIGTCVTAMLSSVGAKRNAKTAAIMHLLFNIIGTIIFSVLAIVFFQVIRPDMGSGIISQTQISAVHTAFNICTTVLLFPVSDLIIKLAKKIGRVEEEEQNDDSKVLLDERMLETPGLALQTTLSEVSRMGHIVEDTLEKSRNVMFTKDFQDIMEIKEMEDKVDRLCGGITEYVIKISTLSISEKEHEEVAGLLQILSDMERISDYCENVSEFAETLYERKAEFSEIGKAQMKEMIDVCIKSYHCALLAFESQDSEMAMKVIEEETKADDLEVQLRSDHMQRMANGQCATDPGIVFLDALVCMERISDHARNIAEELLTESK
- a CDS encoding ABC transporter ATP-binding protein, which translates into the protein MEYAIEVKNLYKLYRVGDEVVRALNGVDFQIKKGEFCAIVGTSGSGKSTLLNMLAGLEKPTKGEVIIAGQHIEHMEEDELVSFRRENVGFIFQSFHLIGTMNAVENVALPLSFRGVPRSERLKKADKMLDLVKLKKHKKHFPNQMSGGQQQRVGVARALVVEPEIIFADEPTGNLDSHTSEDVMHLMQDVVRKEKRTLVMVTHDNHLAEYADRVFHIIDGKIVKIEENHHEKEESLQEKDEGSTGKKTERNPVKKDERVQADKNNKKEKERA